In Nostoc sp. GT001, a genomic segment contains:
- a CDS encoding phospholipid carrier-dependent glycosyltransferase: MNKKWFRIGMVSVFILSLALRFWGLERFNTLVFDEVYFAKFGNNYLTHTPFFNAHPPLSQYMIGIGIWIGSHIPFWHDTVNGLTGSLRSPWTYRWFNALIGSFIPVVVAAIAYQLSYRRTFAILAGLFTACDGIFLVESRYALSNIYIVIFGLLGHWFLLLALDNQHRRRSFWLIFAGIGFGASVGTKWNGLWFLSGAYLIWIAAWVIHLIHSFPNSKLFFRSPSLEQEAGGRRQEAGGKSRSQEAEGRSQEAGVSTYSPSLPSYSSSQTPLQNLTQLNIFQILFYLGIIPAFVYSIIWIPHLQLDKTYGFIAVHQQILKFHLHLGGNSPNVHPYCAAWYKWPLMTRPMAYYYQTAKSITEPLPVMGPPLPAGAGQVIYDVHAMGNPFLWWFGVAAMLFLVGMLVSQAVIPWVKEKRFSTPATLSVDTWIALYLVINYAANLLPWVKVTRCVFIYHYMCAVVFVFLAIAWFVDRCLCSYYQQLRALGVTITFIILAAFIFWMPIYLGLPLSPNSYKLRMWFNSWI; this comes from the coding sequence ATGAATAAAAAATGGTTCCGAATTGGGATGGTGAGTGTATTTATTCTCTCACTTGCCTTACGGTTTTGGGGACTGGAGCGATTCAACACTCTGGTCTTTGATGAAGTTTACTTTGCCAAATTTGGTAATAATTATCTTACGCATACGCCATTTTTTAATGCTCATCCGCCGCTAAGTCAATATATGATTGGCATCGGCATTTGGATTGGCAGTCACATTCCTTTTTGGCACGATACCGTGAATGGGCTGACAGGTTCATTGCGATCGCCTTGGACTTATCGTTGGTTCAATGCCCTCATCGGCTCATTTATTCCTGTAGTTGTGGCTGCGATCGCTTATCAGTTAAGTTATCGTCGTACCTTTGCAATACTTGCAGGATTATTCACAGCTTGTGATGGTATCTTTTTAGTTGAGTCTCGGTATGCTTTAAGTAATATTTATATCGTCATTTTTGGTTTGTTAGGGCACTGGTTTTTATTATTGGCATTAGATAACCAACATCGGCGACGTTCTTTTTGGTTAATTTTTGCTGGCATTGGTTTTGGTGCGTCAGTCGGTACTAAGTGGAATGGTTTATGGTTCCTATCAGGTGCTTATCTCATTTGGATAGCAGCTTGGGTAATTCATTTAATACATTCTTTTCCTAACTCCAAACTCTTTTTTAGATCCCCTTCATTAGAGCAGGAGGCAGGAGGCAGGAGGCAGGAGGCAGGAGGCAAGAGTAGGAGTCAGGAGGCAGAAGGCAGGAGTCAAGAGGCAGGAGTTAGTACTTATTCTCCCTCATTACCTTCATACTCCTCATCTCAGACACCACTACAAAATTTAACTCAGCTAAATATTTTTCAGATACTGTTTTATCTAGGAATTATCCCAGCTTTTGTTTACAGCATCATCTGGATTCCTCACCTTCAACTAGATAAAACTTATGGATTTATTGCAGTACATCAGCAAATTTTGAAGTTTCATTTACATCTAGGTGGCAATAGTCCTAACGTGCATCCTTATTGTGCTGCCTGGTACAAATGGCCGTTGATGACTCGACCAATGGCATATTATTATCAAACGGCTAAAAGTATCACTGAACCGCTACCTGTGATGGGGCCGCCTTTACCTGCTGGTGCTGGACAAGTTATCTATGATGTTCATGCAATGGGCAATCCATTTTTGTGGTGGTTTGGTGTCGCTGCCATGTTGTTTTTAGTAGGAATGCTGGTGTCACAAGCGGTAATTCCTTGGGTGAAAGAAAAGCGTTTTTCTACGCCTGCAACTCTTAGTGTTGATACTTGGATTGCTTTGTATTTAGTCATAAATTATGCTGCTAACTTATTACCTTGGGTGAAAGTTACAAGGTGTGTTTTTATCTACCACTATATGTGTGCAGTGGTGTTTGTATTTTTAGCGATCGCTTGGTTTGTCGATCGGTGTCTTTGCAGTTATTATCAACAACTCCGAGCGCTAGGTGTCACCATTACTTTTATCATTCTGGCTGCTTTTATTTTCTGGATGCCCATTTATTTGGGTTTACCCCTTTCTCCTAACAGTTACAAGCTGCGAATGTGGTTCAATTCTTGGATTTGA
- the ppsA gene encoding phosphoenolpyruvate synthase, whose product MTTVSKSTLSLSAQERSLILWFDEIGIADIPVVGGKNASLGEMIQQLTPKGINVPTGFATTAYAYRHFIQSAGLEAKLRKLFADLNVEDVKNLRERGKKARSLLIHTPFPVELREAIATAYHSLCEQYHADTDVAVRSSATAEDLPDASFAGQQETYLNVVGVEGVLAACHKCFASLFTDRAISYRHAKGFDHFSIALAVGVQKMVRSDLATSGVMFSIDTETGFKDAALITAAYGLGENVVQGSVNPDEYYVFKPTLKAGFRPIIDKKLGSKELKMIYDDGSKFTKNVSVSPSERGKFALSDEEILQLASWACLIEDHYSQVHGIFTPMDIEWAKDGITNQLFIVQARPETVQSQKTGNVLRSYRLLLGNRESGIGNGEKSFQSLIPLVTGSAIGEAISQGKVRLILDVQKLEQFQAGEVLVTERTDPDWEPIMKRASAIVTNSGGRTCHAAIIARELGVPAIVGCGNATDILKPGQEVTISCAEGEEGKVYPGLLPFEVKEVPLENLPRTRTKILMNVGNPQEALSLSAIPNDGVGLARTEFIIANQIQIHPMALIHYDSLKDEFAKAKIADITSLYDDKPQYFVDKLAQGIGRIAAAFYPKSVIVRTSDFKSNEYANLLGGRQFEPHEENPMLGWRGAARYYDEGYREAFALECHALKRVREEMGLTNVIPMIPFCRTPDEGRLVLAEMAKNGLKQGVNGLQVYVMCELPSNVILAEEFAEVFDGFSIGSNDLTQLTLGIDRDSALVARLFDERSPAVKRMVQMVIETAKKCDRKIGICGQAPSDYPEFAQFLVEQGIDSISLNPDSVLKTMLEVAKVESAES is encoded by the coding sequence ATGACTACAGTATCTAAAAGCACTTTGTCTCTATCTGCCCAAGAGCGATCGCTCATCTTGTGGTTTGATGAAATTGGGATTGCTGATATCCCAGTAGTTGGTGGTAAAAATGCCTCACTAGGGGAAATGATTCAACAGCTAACACCCAAAGGCATTAACGTTCCCACAGGATTCGCCACTACTGCTTATGCTTATCGTCATTTCATTCAATCAGCGGGGTTAGAAGCAAAGCTACGCAAACTCTTTGCTGACTTGAATGTTGAAGATGTCAAAAATTTACGAGAACGTGGCAAAAAAGCGCGATCGCTATTAATCCACACACCATTTCCTGTAGAATTGCGCGAGGCGATCGCCACAGCATACCATAGTCTCTGCGAACAATACCATGCAGACACAGATGTGGCAGTCCGTTCCAGTGCCACTGCTGAAGACCTTCCCGATGCTAGTTTTGCTGGACAGCAGGAAACTTACCTCAACGTTGTCGGTGTCGAAGGAGTTTTAGCAGCTTGTCATAAATGCTTTGCGTCTCTATTTACCGATCGCGCTATTTCTTATCGCCACGCCAAAGGATTTGACCACTTTAGCATTGCTCTGGCTGTGGGCGTGCAAAAAATGGTGCGCTCTGACTTAGCAACCTCTGGGGTGATGTTCTCCATTGATACAGAAACAGGCTTTAAGGATGCGGCACTAATTACAGCCGCCTACGGTTTAGGTGAAAATGTTGTCCAGGGGTCTGTAAATCCCGATGAATATTATGTTTTTAAACCAACTTTAAAAGCTGGTTTTCGCCCAATTATCGATAAAAAATTGGGTAGCAAAGAACTGAAAATGATTTATGATGACGGCTCAAAATTTACGAAAAATGTTTCGGTTTCACCCAGCGAAAGAGGTAAATTCGCTCTGAGTGATGAAGAGATTTTACAACTAGCAAGTTGGGCATGTTTAATTGAAGACCATTATTCCCAAGTCCACGGCATTTTTACTCCAATGGATATTGAGTGGGCAAAAGATGGGATTACTAACCAACTTTTTATTGTGCAAGCGCGCCCCGAAACCGTCCAGTCACAGAAGACGGGAAATGTGTTGCGGAGTTATCGTTTGTTATTAGGGAATAGGGAATCGGGAATCGGGAATGGGGAAAAATCTTTCCAATCCTTAATTCCCCTGGTTACGGGAAGTGCAATTGGAGAAGCAATTAGTCAGGGAAAAGTACGCCTAATTCTGGATGTTCAGAAACTAGAACAGTTCCAAGCTGGGGAAGTTTTAGTGACAGAGAGAACCGATCCCGATTGGGAACCAATTATGAAACGCGCCAGTGCAATTGTCACCAATTCTGGAGGCCGCACGTGTCATGCAGCAATTATTGCGCGAGAATTGGGTGTACCTGCGATCGTGGGATGCGGCAATGCTACAGACATCTTGAAACCCGGTCAAGAGGTAACAATTTCTTGTGCTGAAGGGGAAGAAGGAAAAGTTTATCCAGGCTTATTACCTTTTGAAGTTAAAGAAGTCCCTTTAGAAAACTTACCCCGCACCCGCACTAAAATTTTAATGAATGTGGGTAATCCCCAAGAAGCATTGAGTTTATCGGCAATTCCCAACGATGGCGTAGGTTTAGCGCGGACAGAATTTATCATTGCTAACCAAATTCAAATTCATCCAATGGCCTTGATTCACTATGACTCGTTAAAAGATGAATTTGCCAAAGCTAAAATTGCTGATATTACGTCACTTTACGACGATAAACCCCAATATTTTGTAGATAAATTAGCTCAAGGCATCGGTAGAATTGCCGCAGCTTTTTATCCAAAATCAGTGATAGTCCGAACCTCAGATTTCAAAAGTAATGAATATGCCAATTTATTAGGTGGACGACAGTTTGAACCCCATGAAGAAAACCCAATGTTAGGTTGGCGAGGGGCGGCGCGTTACTATGATGAAGGCTACAGAGAAGCTTTTGCCTTAGAATGTCATGCCCTCAAACGGGTACGGGAAGAAATGGGTTTAACAAATGTCATCCCCATGATTCCCTTTTGTCGCACCCCTGACGAGGGGCGTTTGGTTTTAGCAGAGATGGCAAAAAATGGTTTAAAGCAAGGTGTTAACGGCTTGCAGGTTTATGTGATGTGTGAGTTGCCCAGTAATGTGATTCTGGCTGAGGAATTTGCTGAGGTATTTGATGGCTTCTCCATTGGTTCTAATGATTTAACTCAATTGACACTAGGGATAGACAGGGATTCGGCCTTAGTAGCGCGATTATTTGATGAACGCAGTCCAGCTGTTAAGCGAATGGTACAAATGGTCATAGAAACAGCGAAAAAATGCGATCGCAAAATCGGCATTTGTGGGCAAGCACCCAGCGACTATCCAGAATTTGCCCAGTTTTTGGTGGAACAGGGAATTGACTCGATTAGTCTAAATCCAGATTCGGTTTTAAAGACGATGCTAGAAGTGGCAAAAGTCGAGAGTGCTGAGTCTTGA
- a CDS encoding aspartate aminotransferase, translated as MSLNWIVPAERIQKLPPYVFARLDELKAKAREQGLDLIDLGMGNPDGATPAPVVEAAIAALKDPSNHGYPPFEGTASFRRAITNWYRRRYDVVLDPDSEALPLLGSKEGLTHLALAYVNPGDLVLVPSPAYPAHFRGSAIAGGKIHSMILKPENDWLIDLAAIPDEVARQAKILYFNYPSNPTAATAPREFFEEIVAFARKYEILLVHDLCYAELAFDGYQPTSLLEIPGAKDIGVEFHTLSKTYNMAGWRVGFVVGNRHVIQGLRTLKTNLDYGIFAALQTAAETALQLPDVYLHEVQQRYRTRRDFLINGLGELGWDIPKTKATMYLWVKCPVGVGSTDFALNVLQQTGVVVTPGNAFGVAGEGYVRISLIADCDRLGEALNRFKQAGIRYQPEAVVPASEAIADLVS; from the coding sequence ATGAGTTTAAATTGGATTGTCCCAGCAGAACGCATACAAAAACTACCACCTTATGTATTTGCCCGTTTAGATGAACTGAAAGCTAAAGCACGGGAACAAGGGTTAGATTTAATTGACTTGGGTATGGGAAACCCCGATGGTGCAACGCCAGCACCAGTAGTAGAAGCGGCGATCGCAGCCTTGAAAGATCCTAGCAATCACGGTTATCCACCTTTCGAGGGCACAGCTAGTTTCCGCCGCGCTATCACCAACTGGTATCGTCGCCGTTATGATGTGGTTCTCGATCCTGATAGCGAAGCCTTGCCATTGCTGGGTTCTAAAGAAGGATTAACCCATTTAGCACTCGCCTACGTTAACCCTGGTGATTTAGTTCTGGTTCCTTCCCCAGCTTATCCGGCACATTTCCGTGGCTCGGCGATCGCTGGTGGAAAAATCCATAGTATGATTCTTAAACCTGAAAATGACTGGTTAATTGATTTAGCTGCCATTCCTGATGAAGTTGCAAGACAGGCGAAAATTCTCTATTTCAACTATCCCAGCAATCCCACCGCCGCCACCGCCCCCCGCGAATTTTTTGAAGAAATCGTCGCCTTCGCCCGCAAATATGAAATTTTGCTGGTGCATGATTTGTGTTACGCCGAGTTAGCTTTTGATGGTTATCAACCTACTAGCTTGTTAGAAATTCCTGGCGCGAAAGATATTGGTGTGGAGTTTCACACCTTATCTAAAACCTACAATATGGCTGGTTGGCGCGTCGGGTTTGTCGTGGGGAACCGCCATGTAATTCAAGGTTTGCGGACGCTGAAAACTAACTTGGATTACGGCATTTTTGCAGCATTGCAAACAGCAGCCGAAACAGCTTTGCAACTGCCAGATGTGTATTTGCACGAGGTACAACAACGCTACCGTACCCGCCGCGATTTCCTCATTAATGGGTTAGGAGAGTTGGGTTGGGATATCCCCAAAACCAAGGCGACGATGTATCTTTGGGTGAAGTGTCCCGTTGGCGTTGGTTCCACAGATTTTGCCCTGAACGTGTTGCAACAAACAGGCGTTGTGGTGACTCCAGGTAATGCCTTTGGGGTTGCAGGTGAGGGTTATGTCAGGATCAGTTTGATTGCAGACTGCGATCGCTTGGGTGAAGCTTTAAACCGCTTCAAGCAAGCTGGCATCCGCTATCAACCTGAAGCTGTAGTCCCTGCTTCAGAAGCGATCGCCGATCTGGTTAGTTGA
- a CDS encoding iron-containing alcohol dehydrogenase family protein — protein sequence MPNNFSTQPSLSTQTSNSFFTLTVSPAKVIRGSGVLQTAAAEIACLGSRPLIVAGKSTLAISQQNLQPILEAQQLHSVQASYGADCCEASLKSLQKKAKEHKADVIIGVGGGKALDTAKLVAQQLHLPVVTIPTSGATCAAWSALSNVYSEDGAFLYDVGLSRCPDLLILDYDLVKTAPQRTLVAGIGDAIAKWYEASVSSGHLQDTLIIAAVQQARVLRDILLQKSAAALEEPGSEVWREVVDATVLLAGVVGGLGGAQCRTVAAHAVHNGLTHISGHGSIHGEKVAFGILVQLRLEEMLQGNQLAASARQQLLKFYTEIGLPQKLSDLGLGNITLGELQTAAEMALVPNSDIHRLPFKVAPEQLMAAMVSTTAPIDSRDTTNRVSPKGMSDEVL from the coding sequence ATGCCCAATAATTTTTCTACTCAACCTTCTTTGTCTACTCAAACCTCTAACTCATTCTTTACGCTCACAGTTTCCCCCGCAAAAGTAATCCGTGGTTCTGGGGTGTTGCAAACAGCCGCCGCAGAGATTGCCTGTTTGGGAAGTCGTCCCTTAATTGTGGCAGGTAAGTCTACTCTCGCTATCAGCCAACAAAATTTACAACCAATTTTAGAAGCGCAGCAGTTACATAGTGTCCAAGCTTCTTATGGTGCAGATTGCTGCGAAGCTAGTCTGAAATCTTTACAGAAGAAGGCAAAAGAACATAAAGCTGATGTGATTATCGGTGTTGGTGGTGGCAAAGCCCTAGATACAGCGAAATTAGTCGCGCAGCAGTTACATTTACCAGTGGTGACAATTCCGACATCCGGGGCTACTTGTGCAGCTTGGAGTGCCTTATCGAATGTTTATTCGGAAGATGGGGCTTTTCTCTACGATGTGGGGCTATCTCGTTGTCCCGATTTATTGATACTCGATTATGACTTGGTTAAAACTGCACCACAACGTACCTTAGTAGCTGGAATTGGTGATGCGATCGCTAAATGGTACGAAGCCTCAGTTAGCAGTGGACACCTGCAAGACACTTTAATTATTGCTGCGGTGCAACAAGCACGAGTTTTGCGAGATATCTTGTTACAAAAGTCAGCCGCCGCCCTGGAAGAACCAGGTAGTGAGGTTTGGCGAGAAGTGGTAGATGCTACTGTTTTATTAGCTGGGGTAGTTGGGGGACTTGGAGGGGCGCAGTGTCGCACAGTTGCCGCCCATGCCGTGCATAACGGTTTAACTCATATTTCAGGACATGGCAGTATTCATGGCGAAAAAGTTGCTTTTGGAATTTTGGTGCAACTGCGTTTAGAAGAAATGCTACAAGGCAATCAACTAGCAGCATCAGCACGGCAACAGTTGTTAAAGTTCTACACAGAAATTGGACTACCCCAGAAATTAAGTGATTTGGGATTGGGCAATATTACATTAGGCGAGTTGCAAACAGCCGCCGAAATGGCTCTAGTTCCTAATTCTGACATCCATCGACTACCGTTTAAAGTCGCGCCAGAACAGTTGATGGCAGCAATGGTTTCTACCACTGCACCTATAGATAGTAGAGATACTACAAATCGAGTTTCGCCCAAGGGAATGAGTGACGAGGTTTTATGA
- a CDS encoding Ycf51 family protein, with translation MLTTANFLQYTQWSGIATLVFAALTFLAFILKWGIRFRLVGTTGFMLVVTAGLFGLSIVPLSRTVIPGAARYTLVYDNGSTQAVIATSPQITPTQLEATLRQAASNLFSYGRSGTLEDGNLTVRARTIIHPETGISVPVYLGEVKRSLISHQNSPVTVKIYTENFAKLPKPTA, from the coding sequence ATGCTCACAACAGCTAACTTTCTTCAGTACACCCAATGGTCAGGTATAGCTACCTTGGTATTTGCTGCCTTGACATTTTTGGCTTTTATTCTCAAATGGGGCATCCGCTTTCGGTTGGTGGGTACGACTGGCTTTATGCTGGTGGTGACTGCTGGTTTATTTGGACTCTCAATAGTCCCCTTGAGTCGGACTGTGATTCCTGGAGCAGCCCGGTACACTCTAGTTTATGATAATGGCTCAACACAAGCGGTGATTGCCACATCACCCCAAATTACACCCACACAATTAGAAGCAACTTTACGTCAAGCAGCTAGCAATCTCTTTTCTTATGGTCGCTCAGGTACACTGGAAGACGGAAATTTGACAGTTCGCGCCCGTACCATTATCCACCCGGAAACAGGGATTTCTGTCCCAGTTTACTTGGGTGAGGTCAAGCGATCGCTCATTTCTCATCAAAATTCCCCGGTAACAGTCAAAATTTACACAGAGAATTTCGCCAAATTGCCAAAACCTACTGCTTAA
- a CDS encoding O-antigen ligase family protein, with protein MLGASLNKVFDYFKSRWQSSWNYSLWALLIFPLSPLVGAVTVGIVSLITWLKQSRKINRRPLNWGFALLSILLIVSAGFAQDKTAAFLGLFNLLPFFLLFAAHSALIQTFTQLRQMAWALVIGSMPVAIMGLGQLFLGWSFKFQFVWVVFSWTIRPGGNPPGRIASLFLHANTFAAYVVIVFILSLGLWIEQWRLGIRGRGAEEQRGRGERLTAPHSPVPFLFLTVAVIANFITLIFTNSRNGWTIAIFACLAYALYQGWRILVGSVAAIVSSILLAAFAPSPVAHIFRWVVPAFFWARLNDDMYPDRPVALMRKTQWEFAWSLAQQHPWTGWGLRSFSTLYKAKMQIPLGHPHNLFLMLSAETGFPSAFLFCGLLAWILITSVQLLQKSKYINIGDKLIFFSYLLSFVGWILLNTVDVTLFDFRLNAISWLILAAISGVVHRYHEKDKLAYRQN; from the coding sequence ATGTTGGGAGCCAGCTTGAACAAGGTTTTTGACTATTTCAAATCTCGTTGGCAATCTTCTTGGAACTACTCTCTATGGGCACTGTTAATCTTCCCATTGAGTCCTTTAGTGGGGGCTGTAACTGTAGGTATTGTCTCATTAATAACTTGGCTGAAACAATCCCGCAAAATTAATCGCCGCCCCCTCAACTGGGGATTTGCCCTGTTGAGTATTTTACTGATCGTGAGTGCTGGCTTTGCCCAAGACAAAACAGCAGCTTTCCTCGGCTTATTTAATTTATTACCATTCTTTTTACTTTTCGCTGCCCACAGCGCTCTGATTCAAACATTTACCCAATTGCGGCAAATGGCTTGGGCTTTGGTAATTGGTTCCATGCCAGTAGCAATTATGGGCTTGGGACAATTATTTTTAGGCTGGAGTTTCAAGTTCCAGTTTGTGTGGGTTGTGTTTAGTTGGACAATCAGACCAGGCGGAAACCCACCAGGTCGTATCGCTTCACTTTTCTTGCACGCTAACACCTTCGCAGCTTACGTAGTCATAGTTTTCATCCTTAGTCTAGGGTTGTGGATCGAACAATGGCGATTGGGTATAAGAGGCAGAGGAGCAGAGGAGCAGAGGGGCAGAGGGGAAAGACTTACTGCGCCACACTCACCAGTTCCCTTTCTCTTTCTAACCGTGGCAGTGATTGCGAATTTTATTACCTTAATTTTCACCAACTCGCGTAATGGGTGGACGATCGCTATTTTTGCCTGTTTAGCTTATGCACTCTACCAAGGTTGGCGCATTCTTGTAGGTAGCGTTGCTGCGATCGTTTCTAGTATTCTTTTAGCGGCTTTTGCTCCCTCACCAGTCGCTCACATTTTTCGCTGGGTAGTTCCTGCCTTCTTTTGGGCAAGGTTAAATGACGATATGTATCCAGATAGACCAGTCGCTTTAATGCGAAAAACTCAGTGGGAGTTTGCCTGGTCTTTAGCTCAACAACATCCTTGGACTGGTTGGGGATTACGCAGTTTTAGTACACTTTACAAAGCAAAGATGCAGATTCCCTTGGGTCATCCCCATAACTTGTTTTTAATGTTATCTGCTGAAACAGGTTTTCCCAGTGCTTTTTTATTTTGTGGCTTACTAGCTTGGATTTTGATTACAAGTGTCCAACTACTCCAAAAGTCAAAATATATAAATATAGGAGACAAATTGATATTTTTCAGTTATCTTCTGTCCTTTGTTGGGTGGATTTTATTGAATACAGTAGATGTAACCCTCTTTGATTTTCGTTTGAATGCGATTTCATGGCTAATTTTGGCTGCCATTTCTGGAGTAGTACATCGTTATCACGAAAAAGACAAGCTTGCATATCGTCAAAATTAA
- a CDS encoding YaaW family protein produces MDEMRAALELATEEELQDLTAILFSRKFNPLDYVHTPEPIEVQSQDRKAWLDALEGRFRFLAADGMTVLRGRTGQVTYRQALVQVCKYLKIPYSNQLATIDLEAEVFLHLLGQVWKKLPEQEKQKLTVQVQRQLLKSELKQPLPLLLQRDPLGLLFKGGSAIAVTSLLQPLVLKQIARQFAIHFATYEVAKQAAITGSEAAATQFKSYVTMQMAQRGMTVSAARYGAARTMFAVIGLMMWTWFIADLGWRAIATNYGRIIPTIFALAQIRLTREECWEPA; encoded by the coding sequence TTGGATGAAATGAGGGCGGCGCTAGAGTTAGCGACCGAAGAAGAATTGCAAGATTTAACGGCAATTCTATTTAGTCGTAAGTTCAATCCCTTAGACTATGTACACACACCCGAACCCATCGAAGTACAAAGCCAAGACCGCAAAGCTTGGTTAGATGCACTAGAGGGTCGCTTTCGTTTTTTGGCAGCAGATGGGATGACAGTATTACGGGGACGTACAGGCCAAGTAACTTACCGACAAGCGTTAGTTCAAGTATGTAAGTATCTAAAAATTCCCTATTCTAATCAGCTGGCAACTATTGATTTAGAAGCAGAAGTATTTTTGCATCTACTAGGACAGGTGTGGAAAAAATTACCGGAACAGGAAAAGCAAAAATTGACTGTACAGGTGCAGCGTCAGCTGCTCAAATCAGAATTAAAACAACCCTTACCACTTTTATTACAACGTGATCCCTTGGGTTTACTTTTCAAAGGCGGTAGTGCGATCGCGGTTACTTCTCTTCTCCAGCCACTTGTACTGAAGCAAATTGCCCGTCAATTTGCCATCCACTTTGCTACTTATGAAGTAGCCAAACAAGCGGCGATTACAGGCTCAGAAGCAGCTGCAACCCAATTCAAAAGCTATGTAACGATGCAAATGGCGCAGCGGGGTATGACAGTGAGTGCAGCTCGTTATGGGGCAGCCCGCACGATGTTTGCTGTGATTGGCCTGATGATGTGGACTTGGTTTATTGCAGATTTAGGCTGGAGAGCGATCGCTACTAACTATGGTCGAATCATCCCCACTATCTTCGCCTTAGCTCAAATTCGCCTCACCCGTGAGGAATGTTGGGAGCCAGCTTGA
- a CDS encoding NAD(P)/FAD-dependent oxidoreductase: MTDIAVIGAGIAGLVCAQQLSQAGYSVVVVEKSRGLGGRLATRRLHGTFADHGACYLKPKGELFRHFVEILRDRHILEVWTDEVYELTTGAPLSEPKNRSPRYVAPGGMSAIAKSLAPGLEILLNQRVIAITPTPEHSWRLTLESSNEELTAKAIVVAIPAPQAVMLLEPLGESGLDAAFLDNLRSVEFYPSISAIAGYASTSQPFPQWKALTFVDDADLAWIGLDSSKRPNPQQPHFVVQSSADFAQRHLESQDLQPAGKVMLQRAAEXLSLPWLNTPEWMQVHRWRYAFSSRPWHEAFLSAKTPLPLVCCGDWCGGNLIEGAMLSGLAAADEINNQLRHLPFDNVNFLNVFVRSFHLSLD, translated from the coding sequence ATGACTGATATTGCAGTGATTGGTGCCGGAATTGCTGGTTTAGTCTGTGCCCAGCAGTTAAGTCAAGCTGGATATTCGGTGGTAGTGGTAGAAAAGTCGCGCGGTTTAGGAGGGAGACTAGCTACACGCCGCTTGCATGGAACTTTTGCGGATCATGGGGCTTGTTACCTGAAGCCAAAGGGTGAATTATTTAGACATTTTGTGGAGATATTGCGCGATCGCCATATCCTGGAAGTTTGGACAGATGAGGTTTACGAACTTACAACAGGCGCTCCTTTATCTGAACCCAAAAACCGCAGTCCGCGTTATGTTGCGCCTGGGGGAATGAGTGCGATCGCTAAATCTCTCGCTCCAGGTTTAGAAATATTACTGAATCAACGTGTCATCGCTATTACCCCAACTCCTGAACATAGCTGGCGTTTGACTCTCGAATCTAGTAATGAAGAATTAACTGCAAAAGCTATAGTCGTCGCCATTCCTGCACCCCAAGCTGTGATGCTGTTAGAACCTTTGGGTGAAAGTGGATTGGATGCAGCCTTTCTTGATAACTTGCGTTCTGTAGAATTTTATCCTTCGATTAGTGCGATCGCGGGATATGCTTCTACATCCCAACCCTTCCCTCAGTGGAAAGCCCTAACTTTTGTAGATGATGCTGATTTAGCATGGATTGGTTTGGACAGTAGCAAGCGTCCTAACCCTCAACAACCACATTTTGTGGTGCAAAGTAGCGCTGATTTTGCCCAACGTCATTTAGAATCACAGGATTTACAACCTGCTGGAAAAGTGATGTTGCAACGAGCAGCTGAATNNCTCTCTCTTCCTTGGCTCAATACTCCCGAATGGATGCAAGTACATCGTTGGCGTTATGCCTTTTCTAGCCGTCCTTGGCACGAAGCTTTTTTGTCTGCCAAAACTCCGTTACCTTTAGTTTGCTGTGGTGATTGGTGTGGCGGCAATCTTATCGAAGGTGCGATGCTTTCTGGATTAGCTGCGGCTGACGAAATTAATAATCAGTTGCGTCATTTACCTTTCGATAATGTGAACTTTTTAAACGTTTTTGTCCGATCATTTCATCTGTCGCTAGACTGA